One genomic segment of Arachis duranensis cultivar V14167 chromosome 4, aradu.V14167.gnm2.J7QH, whole genome shotgun sequence includes these proteins:
- the LOC107482583 gene encoding LOW QUALITY PROTEIN: altered inheritance of mitochondria protein 32-like (The sequence of the model RefSeq protein was modified relative to this genomic sequence to represent the inferred CDS: deleted 2 bases in 1 codon) yields the protein MERGDGGCGGGLSLSGLVCMLETRLTICEGHDGTETSNGDVLIFPDMIRYRRLTHFDVETFVEEVLVKDGEWLPGTPEALKGSYVFVCSHGSRDRRCGVCGPVLVSRFREEIELHGLQGKVFVSPLNCSHIGGDKYAGNFIIFNRSCAYGEVTGHWYGYVTPDDVPSLLQQHIVKGEIIDSLWR from the exons ATGGAGAGAGGAGATGGTGGTTGTGGTGGCGGTTTGTCACTTTCAGGGTTGGTTTGTATGCTTGAG ACTCGCTTAACGATATGTGAGGGT CATGATGGGACTGAAACATCAAATGGTGATGTATTGATCTTTCCTGACATGATCAGATATAG GAGACTAACACATTTTGATGTTGAAACGTTTGTCGAAGAAGTTCTTGTGAAAGATGGAGAATGGCTTCCTGGAACCCCAGAAGCATTGAAAGGTTCATATGTTTTTGTGTGTTCGCATGGATCCCGTGATCGTAGATGTGGGGTTTGCGGACCTGTCTTGGTCAGTAGATTCAGGGAAGAGATAGAGTTACATGGTCTTCAGGGTAAAGTGTTTGTAAGCCCA CTCAATTGCTCACATATTGGGGGGGATAAGTATGCCggaaattttattatatttaataggtCGTGTGCGTACGGAGAAGTCACTGGGCACTG GTATGGATATGTTACTCCAGATGATGTACCTTCATTACTTCAACAGCATATTGTGAAAGGAGAGATTATAGACTCCTTATGGAGGTAA